The proteins below come from a single Aminivibrio pyruvatiphilus genomic window:
- a CDS encoding alpha/beta fold hydrolase, with protein MATLILASMLMLSDVELYYEVHGGDGPPLLLVAGLASDVSSWQTVLPALSEHFRVIVVDNRGIGRSVPEDAPVSVDLMADDCAALIDYLGYGPVHVLGHSMGGFTALSLAARYPDRVKKLVLAATGEKSSSRNTLLFSDLADLYEREEDPAGFFRTVFYWIFSPAFFEDKDTVKGAVEFALSYPFPQAPVSFRNQVNAIAAFDGRNLAVSVSAPTLVLSAAEDLLFASSAGRELAEKLPRGKYLSVEGAAHSIHAEKPKEFAEAVVSFLKEGENP; from the coding sequence ATGGCTACGCTGATCCTGGCTTCCATGCTGATGCTGAGCGACGTGGAGCTGTATTATGAGGTGCACGGAGGAGACGGGCCTCCCTTGTTGCTTGTCGCCGGCCTGGCGTCGGACGTTTCGAGCTGGCAGACGGTTCTGCCCGCCCTGTCGGAGCATTTTCGGGTGATCGTCGTGGACAACCGGGGAATCGGCCGTTCCGTTCCGGAGGACGCGCCGGTTTCTGTGGATCTCATGGCGGACGACTGCGCCGCCCTGATCGACTATCTCGGGTACGGCCCCGTCCACGTGCTGGGCCATTCCATGGGAGGCTTCACCGCCCTCAGCCTTGCCGCCCGGTACCCCGACAGGGTGAAAAAGCTGGTCCTCGCTGCCACGGGTGAAAAAAGTTCCTCCAGGAATACCCTGCTCTTTTCCGATCTGGCCGACCTGTACGAGAGGGAGGAAGATCCGGCCGGCTTTTTCCGGACCGTCTTCTACTGGATTTTTTCCCCCGCCTTTTTCGAGGACAAGGACACGGTGAAAGGCGCCGTGGAGTTTGCCCTCTCCTATCCCTTCCCCCAGGCTCCAGTCTCGTTCCGGAACCAGGTGAACGCCATCGCCGCCTTCGACGGCCGGAACCTTGCCGTCTCCGTCAGTGCTCCGACGCTGGTCCTTTCCGCCGCGGAAGATCTGCTGTTTGCCTCTTCCGCCGGGCGGGAACTGGCAGAAAAGCTTCCCCGGGGGAAGTACCTGTCCGTTGAGGGAGCAGCCCATTCCATTCATGCGGAAAAACCGAAGGAATTCGCCGAAGCGGTGGTTTCCTTTCTGAAAGAGGGAGAGAATCCATGA
- a CDS encoding OmpH family outer membrane protein yields the protein MKKTNIPRTSLFVLLSALCVLCAAVQPSSADYSTSGTVGGPYPYTYTIKCNPGDSFSVSVGSDYPTSVDILFMTPAGNEWAQNSVAGSDQRTSHELSYTAPSGKPANNAAYHHYKVSILASTNNLTRFSLKIIQRGNNKNLDREYVERAKKQLQALGKAISNERNRLGGTMKQQADRIKGLDEQQKSRKARLDAERAELDRMADAIRNEQNKAVRSSMLQTFKFRQADYNAKVEAFNRENENRKALYNEYKGIREQRDALDSLGKAINEAWQQKDVDRCVLIANGSRLAQSLGWRTMKR from the coding sequence ATGAAAAAAACGAACATCCCCAGAACGTCTTTGTTTGTCCTGCTTTCTGCACTGTGTGTCCTTTGTGCCGCCGTTCAGCCCTCATCCGCGGACTATTCCACCTCCGGCACCGTCGGGGGACCCTATCCCTACACCTACACGATAAAATGCAATCCCGGCGACAGCTTTTCGGTCAGCGTGGGGTCGGACTACCCTACATCGGTGGACATTCTCTTCATGACCCCGGCGGGAAACGAGTGGGCACAGAACTCCGTGGCTGGAAGCGACCAGAGAACATCCCACGAGCTGAGCTACACCGCACCCTCCGGAAAACCTGCCAATAACGCGGCCTACCATCACTACAAGGTCAGCATCCTCGCGTCGACGAACAACCTGACCCGCTTCTCGCTGAAAATCATCCAGCGGGGGAACAACAAAAATCTTGACAGGGAGTACGTCGAACGGGCCAAAAAACAGCTGCAGGCCCTTGGAAAAGCTATATCGAACGAACGGAACCGCCTGGGCGGCACAATGAAGCAGCAGGCGGACAGGATAAAGGGTCTGGACGAACAGCAGAAGAGCAGGAAAGCCCGGCTCGACGCCGAACGGGCGGAGCTGGACAGGATGGCGGACGCGATCCGGAACGAGCAGAACAAGGCGGTGCGCTCGTCCATGCTCCAGACGTTCAAGTTCAGGCAGGCCGATTACAACGCGAAGGTGGAGGCTTTCAACCGGGAGAACGAAAACCGGAAGGCTCTCTACAACGAATATAAGGGAATACGGGAGCAGCGGGATGCACTGGACAGCCTGGGCAAGGCCATCAACGAGGCCTGGCAGCAGAAAGACGTTGACCGCTGCGTCCTCATCGCCAACGGGAGCAGGCTGGCCCAATCCCTCGGCTGGAGGACCATGAAGCGGTAG